In the genome of Perca fluviatilis chromosome 4, GENO_Pfluv_1.0, whole genome shotgun sequence, one region contains:
- the LOC120557195 gene encoding ras association domain-containing protein 5-like, whose translation MTVNTVLTPSMTSSNSMSSGYCSLDEESEDFTFFTAKTSFFRQPKHAAKQKEAKEEDGRGTKGLSEEEVRTRIEEYNAQVSETGMKLASDGSYTGFIKVHLRLSRPVTVPAVEAADSEGASRQTAGRTQALSECQEGTDFGQSQKRTSFYLPCDCVKQIHISSLTTTREVIQGLLKKFMVLDNPRKFALYRQTHRDGQDLFQKLPLCECPLLLRLIAGPDPEQLSFVLKENETGEVEWHAFSVPELHNFLVILGKEEAERIRAVEQKYTVYRQKLQQALQQHDP comes from the exons ATGACTGTCAATACAGTGCTGACCCCCTCCATGACAAGCAGTAACAGCATGAGCAGCGGGTACTGCAGCCTGGATGAAGAAAGCGAAGACTTCACTTTCTTCACAGCCAAGACCTCGTTCTTCCGCCAGCCCAAGCATGCAGCTAAG CAGAAGGAAGCAAAGGAGGAAGATGGAAGAGGAACAAAGGGCCTGTCAGAAGAAGAGGTGCGGACAAGGATAGAAGAGTATAACGCTCAAGTCTCTGAAACTGGCATGAAACTG GCTTCAGACGGATCCTACACAGGCTTCATCAAGGTCCATCTGAGGCTCAGTCGACCAGTCACAGTCCCCGCTGTGGAGGCGGCGGACTCAGAGGGAGCGTCCAGGCAGACGGCTGGCCGCACTCAAGCGCTGTCAGAGTGCCAGGAAGGGACGGACTTTGGGCAGAGCCAAAAGAGAACATCCTTCTACCTACCGTGCGACTGTGTCAAGCAGATCCACATTAGCTCTCTGACCACCACCAGAGAGGTCATCCAAGGTTTGCTGAAGAAGTTCATGGTGTTGGACAATCCCCGCAAGTTTGCAttgtacagacagacacaccgcGATGGACAGG ATCTGTTCCAGAAGCTTCCTCTGTGTGAGTGTCCTCTTCTTCTGAGGTTGATAGCAGGGCCTGACCCAGAGCAGCTCAGCTTTGTCCTTAAGGAAAATGAGACTGGAGAGGTGGAg TGGCATGCGTTCTCTGTCCCTGAGCTGCACAACTTCCTGGTAATCCTGGGGAAAGAAGAGGCGGAGCGCATACGGGCAGTGGAGCAAAAATACACTGTGTACAGACAGAAACTACAACAAGCCCTACAACAACATGACCCCTGA